The Acidimicrobiia bacterium genome window below encodes:
- a CDS encoding SufE family protein, translated as MSLPIRLQRIVELFRSAPKDIRIQALLDYSQRVPPLPPRLADDPGLEQVHECQTRFFMATELSDDGTVQIYFDCPPESPTVRGYAGILLEGLNGESPDAILSVPDDFYRGIGLEEVVTPQRLRGMGAIVARLKRQVADLAARDA; from the coding sequence ATGAGTCTTCCGATTCGCCTTCAACGCATCGTCGAACTGTTTCGGTCGGCACCCAAGGACATTCGTATCCAGGCCCTCCTCGACTACTCGCAGCGGGTCCCGCCTCTCCCGCCCCGTCTGGCCGATGACCCCGGCCTCGAGCAGGTCCACGAATGCCAGACCCGGTTCTTCATGGCAACTGAGCTCTCAGACGACGGCACGGTGCAGATCTACTTCGACTGCCCGCCGGAATCTCCCACCGTACGTGGCTACGCAGGGATCCTCCTGGAGGGCCTCAACGGAGAATCACCGGACGCCATTCTGTCGGTGCCGGACGACTTCTATCGCGGCATCGGCCTCGAAGAAGTCGTGACGCCGCAGCGACTAAGAGGAATGGGCGCCATCGTGGCGCGCTTGAAACGGCAGGTAGCCGACCTGGCCGCCCGCGACGCATAA